One region of Dysidea avara chromosome 1, odDysAvar1.4, whole genome shotgun sequence genomic DNA includes:
- the LOC136260069 gene encoding mucin-17-like isoform X1 → MEQLSRHQASRKGLKSHVTRLYNKIDDLVDKEVDEYSIALLTKAMEQLQDKCDKLNKIDEQIITLIDEPQGLEDYIMESEDLKDDIADKLTRVQTFIDIQKQPKNTSPPTNQPQVSQSVDSTSPPQSVTTVSRSSEAQISANLPSDTSPPQLDGVAGANNIAVSSNSVTTTLLTPPVQVQQTSNVVSSLSLPETLVISNVAPPPLIPLAPTTSITSFANHQSSVLLSVPDARSLYTTSVDHFTHHSLFPTPAAGYHASTQQFATSRLPKLSLPTFSGDPLTWQTFWDSFYAAIDANPNLSGIQKFNYLKAQLQGNAARAIGGLPLTDRNYVHAITLVYGVRLLCL, encoded by the coding sequence ATGGAGCAATTGTCTCGCCATCAAGCCTCTCGCAAAGGACTAAAGTCCCACGTGACGCGACTCTACAACAAGATCGATGACCTTGTTGACAAGGAAGTGGACGAGTACTCTATCGCACTACTCACTAAAGCCATGGAACAACTCCAGGACAAGTGTGACAAGTTAAATAAAATTGATGAACAGATTATTACTCTAATTGATGAGCCTCAAGGGCTGGAAGACTACATTATGGAATCTGAGGACCTTAAGGATGATATTGCAGACAAGTTAACAAGAGTTCAAACCTTCATAGATATACAGAAACAGCCAAAGAACACCAGTCCACCAACAAACCAACCACAAGTGAGTCAGTCTGTAGATAGTACAAGTCCACCACAGTCAGTCACCACAGTATCACGCAGTAGTGAAGCACAAATAAGTGCAAACTTACCATCTGATACCAGCCCACCACAGTTGGATGGTGTAGCAGGGGCAAATAATATTGCAGTGTCATCAAATTCAGTAACTACAACATTGTTAACACCTCCTGTTCAGGTTCAGCAAACCAGTAATGTGGTATCCTCTCTATCACTGCCAGAAACCCTTGTTATTAGCAATGTTGCACCACCACCTTTGATACCACTTGCCCCCACCACATCCATCACAAGTTTTGCCAATCATCAAAGTTCAGTGTTGCTGTCAGTACCTGATGCTAGAAGCTTGTACACGACATCAGTGGATCACTTTACACATCATAGTCTGTTTCCCACTCCAGCAGCTGGATATCACGCCAGCACCCAACAGTTTGCCACTAGCCGTCTACCAAAGCTGTCCTTGCCTACTTTCTCAGGTGACCCCTTAACTTGGCAGACATTCTGGGATTCGTTCTATGCTGCAATTGATGCCAATCCCAACCTCAGTGGGATACAGAAGTTCAATTATCTTAAGGCACAATTGCAGGGTAATGCTGCCAGAGCAATTGGTGGATTGCCTCTTACAGATCGGAACTATGTACATGCTATAACACTTGTATATGGTGTGCGTTTATTGTGCTTGTAA
- the LOC136260069 gene encoding uncharacterized protein isoform X2, with amino-acid sequence MEQLSRHQASRKGLKSHVTRLYNKIDDLVDKEVDEYSIALLTKAMEQLQDKCDKLNKIDEQIITLIDEPQGLEDYIMESEDLKDDIADKLTRVQTFIDIQKQPKNTSPPTNQPQGPNECYN; translated from the exons ATGGAGCAATTGTCTCGCCATCAAGCCTCTCGCAAAGGACTAAAGTCCCACGTGACGCGACTCTACAACAAGATCGATGACCTTGTTGACAAGGAAGTGGACGAGTACTCTATCGCACTACTCACTAAAGCCATGGAACAACTCCAGGACAAGTGTGACAAGTTAAATAAAATTGATGAACAGATTATTACTCTAATTGATGAGCCTCAAGGGCTGGAAGACTACATTATGGAATCTGAGGACCTTAAGGATGATATTGCAGACAAGTTAACAAGAGTTCAAACCTTCATAGATATACAGAAACAGCCAAAGAACACCAGTCCACCAACAAACCAACCACAA GGTCCTAATGAATGCTATAATTAA
- the LOC136260020 gene encoding uncharacterized protein isoform X2, with protein sequence MSSIPDSNNRWIGHYKDHFSKFSILWAQSRKCAAETVLCLQRYVFAYLGVPKILQSDHGREFNNELFETIVHEWSQETILIRGRPRHPQSNGCVEKANGVVKHMLTSLMADMKTTEWVQFLPRVQFTINKQPHATIKTSPYQVVFGLDPSSEPVKGMCLAEEETIIMDPPTETDDLTELGNTDSYSDPVTKATQPEVAKARTCVGDTEFRQQTPIIPAENEDRHHEVRQFAKKNIANSAAKMKKLYDNSKRIKAVKFKIGDGVTVRIPRHDRGVGDLRRIPGVVVAKQHGSYKIKTEYGLLKGRCRTDQLQKCFHATVQTTGWEDDPTIALRSAAKKFNRRKTDVSHCNCKSGCVNGKCVCFKSKVKCTTYCHKGTRCKNSVIDDSSIDDSCPLNTETGEQANENRTGSTSVKTKQIGSDSFPVKREQVDLEPSYSNARDGCSSGVQGVEEEASSMSVEETSPKLEGGHEIFSNEDIPPGNSFQFDKIVKLSKKMKTIIQNHPSFLFKPCGPAHEYISNSLKTNLPAAFLHSYVVDNYEDQKCLKDLCYAHKEPVPITIVQKFTNKMYDLKDDVETNKQTADLLNQEEPTMANVLIDYFHLHKSRGVVHQYCPNSSDEEVDENDYQTEGRLMRIRNKTQMLFEAKFGSYKVYDEGILSLIDTNGWVTDEVIASYLLYMIRANKKEEEIFIMNVSAVNDICNGTYILKKKVLSNVDLSHYNALIGPYCYQKMHWILVIVEPKNGKVLYIDPKKYEERDHRLI encoded by the exons ATGTCAAGCATCCCAGACAGCAACAACAGATGGATTGGTCATTACAAAGATCACTTTAGCAAGTTTTCCATTCTATGGGCACAATCTAGGAAGTGTGCTGCAGAAACTGTTTTGTGCTTGCAACGATATGTTTTCGCATACCTTGGGGTACCTAAGATACTCCAATCTGATCATGGTCGAGAATTCAACAATGAG CTTTTTGAGACGATTGTTCATGAGTGGAGTCAAGAAACAATTTTAATTCGAGGTAGACCAAGGCACCCCCAATCAAATGGGTGTGTTGAAAAAGCTAACGGAGTGGTGAAACACATGCTCACTTCACTCATGGCTGACATGAAGACAACAGAATGggttcagtttcttcccagaGTTCAAT TTACAATCAATAAGCAACCACATGCGACCATTAAAACATCACCATACCAAGTGGTGTTTGGTCTAGATCCATCTTCTGAACCCGTGAAAGGAATGTGTTTGGCAGAAGAAGAGACCATTATTATGGATCCTCCCACAGAAACTGATGATTTGACAGAGCTAGGTAACACAGATTCTTACTCTGATCCGGTGACCAAGGCTACGCAACCTGAAGTGGCCAAGGCCAGAACCTGTGTTGGTGACACAGAGTTCAGACAGCAGACACCTATCATTCCAGCAG AAAATGAAGACAGGCACCATGAAGTTAGACAGTTTGCAAAGAAAAACATTGCAAATTCAGCTGCTAAAATGAAGAAACTTTATGATAACAGCAAAAGAATCAAGgctgtaaaatttaaaattgggGATGGTGTGACTGTAAGGATTCCACGACATGACAGAGGTGTAGGTGATTTGAGAAGAATACCAGGAGTTGTGGTTGCAAAACAACATGGGTCTTACAAAATAAAAACCGAGTATGGACTTTTGAAAGGAAGATGTCGAACTGACCAGCTTCAGAAGTGCTTTCATGCAACAGTACAAACCACTGGGTGGGAAGATGATCCCACAATAGCACTGCGATCGGCTGCAAAAAAATTCAATCGAAGGAAAACTGATGTTTCACACTGCAATTGCAAATCTGGTTGTGTAAATGGCAAATGTGTATGTTTCAAAAGCAAAGTAAAATGCACAACATATTGCCACAAAGGGACAAGATGCAAGAATTCAGTCATCG ATGATTCTAGCATTGATGATAGTTGCCCATTGAACACTGAGACCGGTGAACAAGCTAATGAGAATCGTACAGGAAGCACCTCAGTGAAGACAAAACAAATTGGCAGTGATAGCTTTCCAGTGAAGAGGGAACAGGTTGACCTAGAGCCATCATACAGCAATGCTCGGGATGGAT GTAGTTCTGGGGTCCAGGGAGTAGAAGAAGAAGCCAGTAGTATGTCAGTAGAAGAAACCAGCCCTAAGCTTGAAG GgggtcatgaaattttcagcaatgAAGATATTCCACCAGGGAACAGCTTTCAGTTTGACAAAATCGTGAAACTTAGCAAGAAGATGAAAACTATTATACAGAACCATCCATCGTTTTTGTTTAAGCCATGTGGGCCTGCCCATGAATACATATCTAACAGTCTCAAAACCAACTTACCAGCTGCATTTCTGCACAGCTATGTTGTGGATAACTATGAAGACCAGAAATGTTTGAAGGATCTTTGCTATGCTCACAAGGAACCAGTTCCAATCACAATTGTGCAAAAGTTTACCAACAAAATGTATGATTTGAAGGATgatgtagagacaaacaaacaaacagccgACTTATTGAATCAAGAAGAGCCTACAATGGCTAATGTACTTATTGACTATTTCCACTTGCACAAATCCC GAGGGGTAGTTCATCAGTATTGTCCTAATTCATCAGATGAAGAAGTTGATGAAAATGATTATCAAACCGAAG GCCGATTAATGAGAATCAGAAACAAAACCCAGATGCTTTTTGAAGCGAAGTTTGGTAGTTACAAAGTTTACGACGAGGGAATTCTGTCACTGATCGACACCAATGGATGGGTTACTGATGAA GTGATAGCATCTTATCTACTATACATGATCCGTGCCAACAAAAAG gaagaagaaatatTTATCATGAACGTGTCTGCAGTGAATGACATTTGTAATGGGACGTATATCCTTAAGAAGAAAGTTTTAAGCAAT gttgatttgtctcATTACAATGCCCTCATTGGACCTTACTGCTACCAGAAGATGCACTGGATATTGGTG ATCGTCGAACCAAAGAATGGAAAGGTTCTCTACATTGACCCAAAGAAGTATGAAGAAAGAGATCATAGACTAATATAA
- the LOC136260020 gene encoding uncharacterized protein isoform X1: MSSIPDSNNRWIGHYKDHFSKFSILWAQSRKCAAETVLCLQRYVFAYLGVPKILQSDHGREFNNELFETIVHEWSQETILIRGRPRHPQSNGCVEKANGVVKHMLTSLMADMKTTEWVQFLPRVQFTINKQPHATIKTSPYQVVFGLDPSSEPVKGMCLAEEETIIMDPPTETDDLTELGNTDSYSDPVTKATQPEVAKARTCVGDTEFRQQTPIIPAENEDRHHEVRQFAKKNIANSAAKMKKLYDNSKRIKAVKFKIGDGVTVRIPRHDRGVGDLRRIPGVVVAKQHGSYKIKTEYGLLKGRCRTDQLQKCFHATVQTTGWEDDPTIALRSAAKKFNRRKTDVSHCNCKSGCVNGKCVCFKSKVKCTTYCHKGTRCKNSVIADDSSIDDSCPLNTETGEQANENRTGSTSVKTKQIGSDSFPVKREQVDLEPSYSNARDGCSSGVQGVEEEASSMSVEETSPKLEGGHEIFSNEDIPPGNSFQFDKIVKLSKKMKTIIQNHPSFLFKPCGPAHEYISNSLKTNLPAAFLHSYVVDNYEDQKCLKDLCYAHKEPVPITIVQKFTNKMYDLKDDVETNKQTADLLNQEEPTMANVLIDYFHLHKSRGVVHQYCPNSSDEEVDENDYQTEGRLMRIRNKTQMLFEAKFGSYKVYDEGILSLIDTNGWVTDEVIASYLLYMIRANKKEEEIFIMNVSAVNDICNGTYILKKKVLSNVDLSHYNALIGPYCYQKMHWILVIVEPKNGKVLYIDPKKYEERDHRLI; encoded by the exons ATGTCAAGCATCCCAGACAGCAACAACAGATGGATTGGTCATTACAAAGATCACTTTAGCAAGTTTTCCATTCTATGGGCACAATCTAGGAAGTGTGCTGCAGAAACTGTTTTGTGCTTGCAACGATATGTTTTCGCATACCTTGGGGTACCTAAGATACTCCAATCTGATCATGGTCGAGAATTCAACAATGAG CTTTTTGAGACGATTGTTCATGAGTGGAGTCAAGAAACAATTTTAATTCGAGGTAGACCAAGGCACCCCCAATCAAATGGGTGTGTTGAAAAAGCTAACGGAGTGGTGAAACACATGCTCACTTCACTCATGGCTGACATGAAGACAACAGAATGggttcagtttcttcccagaGTTCAAT TTACAATCAATAAGCAACCACATGCGACCATTAAAACATCACCATACCAAGTGGTGTTTGGTCTAGATCCATCTTCTGAACCCGTGAAAGGAATGTGTTTGGCAGAAGAAGAGACCATTATTATGGATCCTCCCACAGAAACTGATGATTTGACAGAGCTAGGTAACACAGATTCTTACTCTGATCCGGTGACCAAGGCTACGCAACCTGAAGTGGCCAAGGCCAGAACCTGTGTTGGTGACACAGAGTTCAGACAGCAGACACCTATCATTCCAGCAG AAAATGAAGACAGGCACCATGAAGTTAGACAGTTTGCAAAGAAAAACATTGCAAATTCAGCTGCTAAAATGAAGAAACTTTATGATAACAGCAAAAGAATCAAGgctgtaaaatttaaaattgggGATGGTGTGACTGTAAGGATTCCACGACATGACAGAGGTGTAGGTGATTTGAGAAGAATACCAGGAGTTGTGGTTGCAAAACAACATGGGTCTTACAAAATAAAAACCGAGTATGGACTTTTGAAAGGAAGATGTCGAACTGACCAGCTTCAGAAGTGCTTTCATGCAACAGTACAAACCACTGGGTGGGAAGATGATCCCACAATAGCACTGCGATCGGCTGCAAAAAAATTCAATCGAAGGAAAACTGATGTTTCACACTGCAATTGCAAATCTGGTTGTGTAAATGGCAAATGTGTATGTTTCAAAAGCAAAGTAAAATGCACAACATATTGCCACAAAGGGACAAGATGCAAGAATTCAGTCATCG CAGATGATTCTAGCATTGATGATAGTTGCCCATTGAACACTGAGACCGGTGAACAAGCTAATGAGAATCGTACAGGAAGCACCTCAGTGAAGACAAAACAAATTGGCAGTGATAGCTTTCCAGTGAAGAGGGAACAGGTTGACCTAGAGCCATCATACAGCAATGCTCGGGATGGAT GTAGTTCTGGGGTCCAGGGAGTAGAAGAAGAAGCCAGTAGTATGTCAGTAGAAGAAACCAGCCCTAAGCTTGAAG GgggtcatgaaattttcagcaatgAAGATATTCCACCAGGGAACAGCTTTCAGTTTGACAAAATCGTGAAACTTAGCAAGAAGATGAAAACTATTATACAGAACCATCCATCGTTTTTGTTTAAGCCATGTGGGCCTGCCCATGAATACATATCTAACAGTCTCAAAACCAACTTACCAGCTGCATTTCTGCACAGCTATGTTGTGGATAACTATGAAGACCAGAAATGTTTGAAGGATCTTTGCTATGCTCACAAGGAACCAGTTCCAATCACAATTGTGCAAAAGTTTACCAACAAAATGTATGATTTGAAGGATgatgtagagacaaacaaacaaacagccgACTTATTGAATCAAGAAGAGCCTACAATGGCTAATGTACTTATTGACTATTTCCACTTGCACAAATCCC GAGGGGTAGTTCATCAGTATTGTCCTAATTCATCAGATGAAGAAGTTGATGAAAATGATTATCAAACCGAAG GCCGATTAATGAGAATCAGAAACAAAACCCAGATGCTTTTTGAAGCGAAGTTTGGTAGTTACAAAGTTTACGACGAGGGAATTCTGTCACTGATCGACACCAATGGATGGGTTACTGATGAA GTGATAGCATCTTATCTACTATACATGATCCGTGCCAACAAAAAG gaagaagaaatatTTATCATGAACGTGTCTGCAGTGAATGACATTTGTAATGGGACGTATATCCTTAAGAAGAAAGTTTTAAGCAAT gttgatttgtctcATTACAATGCCCTCATTGGACCTTACTGCTACCAGAAGATGCACTGGATATTGGTG ATCGTCGAACCAAAGAATGGAAAGGTTCTCTACATTGACCCAAAGAAGTATGAAGAAAGAGATCATAGACTAATATAA